taaattttgtattcaagtatagttgatttccaatgttgttttattttctggtaTGCAGCAaatgattattatatatattctttctcatattcttttccattataggttattataagatattaaatattattttctgggCTATACAATAGgctcttgttgtttatctatttcatatacagtagtgtgtatctgttaattccaagcttctaatttatctgtctctcttcttcccctttgataaccgtTTGTTTTCTatggctgtgagtctgtttctattttgtaaataagttcatttgtatcgttgttttttagatttcacatataagtgatatcatatgatatttttctttctatatctgaattacttcgcttagtatgataatctctagatcaatccatgttgccacaaatgtcaatatttaatttttaatggctgaataatattccattgtatatatgtaccatttcttctttatccattcatctatcaatgcaAATTTAAGTTGTTTTATGTCATAGctgttgtaaattgtgctgcaatgaacattggtgtgcatgtATGTTTCAAATTAGAGCTTTTGTGTTTTCCGaatgtgttgggggccagagtgaggtactccgcccgtggaaaaggtcatgaagaaggaggctcgacatacgcaaaggcgggatcgagcctcaggagtccccctggaaatcctcgagcatctacccccataaccagagcctgcctactttactactttgtgctctcacctacacctctgactttacggggggctgtcccccaccacctctttcggagaaggagttaacctagagctccagtcaataaaaactcttgggcgtgacaagagtgttttaacctacaaactcctctgaagcttctctagcctgcctgacaggctcatccggccacatgtgattgctcacagcctcccaaccgtgagaggcacgagatgctttaaaccctctaaaaacaggttctttagagaagttagaaaactataagtatagtgggctgattagaaattgtgttggtgaagggtttttcatttgttgagccaatgtttgttgctaagtctccatatcccctgtccttacacacattaatgaatatatagaattaacctttgatattaatcacgttagaccttaggctaagtaaattctttccttaactaaaacccactataccctcaccctgtaggaatgtaactttatttgggtggcgtctgttttgagaataatcacccctggagaaataagtgtcctgcctgactgaccgctgtcacaaggagagggtcgtaaattgtcagcaggcccccctggccagaagatgatgtaacacccctaagacctctgtatacatttgtgtgaagcacctgactttaataaaagtcaggactgctgtccccacgtgacttttgtataacatctcagtgtataaaaacagactctggaaaataaagaattgggatcagttcctcgaaatactggtctccccatgtcactctctctcccactctggctgagtctccatctggagcgcggaacccgccatgcttactaattatgcctgggcttctaagatgcgaccggggaggcctcagtgtctcctctccttcgggagaacggaaggacgcctgcagcctacgtaagtggtgcaaacttcttgtcttgaagttttattggtctcccgcgtaaaccaagctattcagcctcttttctccactgaattttcctacttagctatcctcatcctattactctttatatctttgataaaatatttaaataaataggtcgctgacgccgtccccgcttcgaataccctggatcagccggggctggaccccggcacgaATGTATACTCAGGGGTGGGATTATtgaatcatatgataattctatctttagtttttaaggaattttcatagtgttctctatagtggttgtacaaatttacattcccaccaatcgtctaggagcattcccttttcttcacaccttctccagcatttatcatttgtagactttttgatgatggccaggcCAATTGGTGTGATGTGATActgcattgtagttttgatttgcatttctctaataattagtaactTTGAGCTCCTTTTCAtgtgtggtttgtttttgtttttttgttttttttggttttttttttttggccatctgtatgtcttctttgaagaaatgttctctttgcttcagttttctgcccatttttcaattggattgtttgtttatttgatattGAACTGTAatagctgtttgtatattttggaaattaaacccaTGTCagctgcatcatttgcaaatattttctcccagctcatagattatctttcattttatatatggtttcctttgctgtgcaaaagcttttagatTTGATTaggttccttttatttttgcttttgtttcttttgccttgggagactgacttaAGAaattattgctacaatttatgttagagaatgttttgcctatgttctcttctaggagttttatggtggcACAccttatttttaagtctttacatcattttgagcttatttttgtgtatggtgtgaaggAACTTTCAAACTTTTTTGATTTACCtgagctgtccagctttcccaacactcATTCTTGAtacactgtcttttcttcattgtatattcttgcatccttgGTCAAAGAATGAATAACTGTAGGTGTGAGTGTTTACTCCTGGGCCTGCTATACTTTTCCACTGAACTATGTGTCTGTTTTGTCAATACCATGCTTTTTTGATTACTATCtatttgtagtattgtctgaagtgtGGAAAagttatgcctccagctttattctttttcctcaaaATGACTTTGACAATTCTGGATCTTTTGtggttttatataaattttaggattatttgctctagttctgtgaaaatttcATGGATAATTTGATAGTGcgttgcatgtgtgctcagtcatgtctgaatctgacTCTATGGTCTCAtaaatggtagcccaccaggctcctctatccatagaatgttccaggcaagtatactggattgggttgccatttcctacactatgggatcttcctgacacagggatcaaacccatgtctcttgcatcttctgcattggcaagcagattctttaccactgtgccttcTAGATCACATTAAATTGTAGAATGCTTTGAGTAttatagacattttaacaatatgaatTCTTTCAATCCAAAAGCATGGAATATTCCCTTTATCAGTGTTTAACAGTTCTCAGCATAgcgtctttcacctccttggtcaggtttattcctaagtatttcatttaattttttgatgtgattttaaaagtttttgttttttttttttactttctctttgtgatatttcattattagtgtgAAGATATGCAACAGagttctgtatgttaatcttgtatcctgctacctcATTGAGTTTGCTTATCCTTTTTAATAGTGTTTGTATGTAGTCTATAGGGTATTCTATATGGAGTATCTtgtaatctgcatataatgacaaATTCTACCTCTTTTCTTCCAACatgggtatattttattttattttcttgtgtgatTGCTGTCACTAAggcttccaatactatgttgaattgaagtggtgagagtgagcatcTTGTCTTATTTCAGATTTTAGCAGGAATGGTTTCAGCTTTTCATTGATGAGTATTATGCTGGCTGTGAGTTTGCCATGTAGAGCTTTTTATTGTGCTATGTTCCCTCTATTCCCactttgatgagagtttttatcatgaatagatgttgaattttatctaatgatttttctgcatctatttagatgatcatgtggtttctCTGGTGTATCATGTTTCATGAGATCATGTGTTTCCGTGGTGTTTcgtgtggtgtatcacactgattgatttgcatgtGTTGAATCATCCTTGTGACCCTGGgatgaatccaacttgatcatgatgtatggtttttttttttttaattaaatttatttattttaattagaggctaattactttacaatattgtattggttttgccatacatcaacatgaatccgccacaggtgtacatgtataTGGTTCTTTTTATGTGCTGTTGGACTCagtttgctaatgttttgttcAGAATCCTTGCATCTATATTAatcaaagatattggcctatatatatatatatatatatatatatatatatatatatattttgggagTGTGTTTGTCTGGTTTGGAATCACAGTGATTGTGGTCTCTTAGAATGACTTTGGGAATGTTCCTTTTCATTCaatattttggaaaagtttgaaaaGTATTGGTGTaagtttttctttgtatgtttgatagaattccccagtgaagccATTCAGTCCTGGACTTCTGTCTGCAgggagttgttttttgtttttttttttttaactgcaaattTTATTGTATGTCTAGTGATGGATTTGCTCCAATTATCTAGTCTTTTTCTTGATTAAGTTTTGGTCAGCTGTATATGTCTAGAAACTTTCTAGAAACATGTCCATTTGTTCTAGGTTGTGCAATTTGTTGGCAAATGTTCATAGCATTCTCTTgtatagattttttattttttttatttttttgtattttgggagatattggttattattttttctctttcattatgttttgttaatttgagatctccatcttttctttctttcttcttatatatatgtatacctgtacatatatatatccagttccagttcagttgctcagtcgtgtccaactcattgcgaccccatgaactgcagcatgccaggcctccctgtccatcaccaaatgccagagtctacccaaacccatgtccattgagtaggtgaggccatccaatgatctcatcctatctcatccccttctcctcctgccctccaatctttcccagcatcagggtcttttcaaatgagtcagctctttgcatcaggtggccaaagtattagagttttagcttcagcatcagtccttccaatgaatattcaggactgatttcctttaggatggactggttggatctccttgcagtccaagggactctcaagagtcttctccaacaccacagttcaaaagcatcaattcttcagcactcagctttctttatagtccaattctcacatccatacatgactactggaaaaaccatagccttgactagatggatctttgttgacaaagtaagtgtgtgtgtgtgtgtgtgtgtgtgtgtgtatctccccTACCTCCACTCCTCCAGTCTCACATTCTAGGTGATCACAGAATGCCAGACTGGGCTCCTGTGTTatgcagcaacttcccactagctttcTATTTCACATGTatcatgtgtatttttttaagaactaaTCCAATCATCACCTTGAGGTCCTTTGCAGACACAGCTTCAACAGAAGTATtatgattttacattttgaaaagtcaTTATTTTCACTCAGTCTTATGATGCCTCATGGAGAATAAAGAAGATTCTTTTGAAGATGGATAGTAGAGGCCTTGATAATCTGAGTTAGGAAAAGCATTTTCATAATTGAATATGGTCTGTGTTCACCTTTTCCTTCTCACATATGGAATTTTCCCATTTGCCCATGAATCCTCCAGATTCAAGCATCTCTTAAGTCAGCTCAACTAGAACAGAATGACTGACCATAGCACCAGTATTTagggaagaatctgaaaaatatgattttttccagtttcCCAGAAGTCATCCTAGTCTGTGTAAAGTTTAAACCTATTATTAAGTTAATTCCTAGTACTAGTTGATGCTGCACAAGGAGAGACACAAGGTCATGATGGGGGAGATTGTTAAGAAACAGATTGCAAGAAGTGGTTTATTTTAAATAGTGGAATATCTTCCGTTTAGCAAACACTTGGTTAGATTTATAAACTCTATAACCAGAAACAGTGTTGtggaacaatttaaaaatataatctctaAAAGATCAGTACCAGGGTGTGAAGCACATGCCAAATGACTACATATACTTAATATCCTTGATCTAGAGGAATTGTCCTTTGatgtctctcttctttcctttttaaaattggacTAAAACATATCCACAACACAGGAATGATGTGCAGATTAAAAGGATTGCTgagtatatattttagaatattgcaCAGGCAACAGTgttaaatgcttatattagacATAATTAGAAGTTTCCCTTGCACAAGAGATGGTATCACTGCCTTCAGATCCCTTGTAAATCACAGAGCTGTGCACACTCACATAGTCCATCAGAGTGATCCTGCtctgtctacttctgcttcactgactatactaaagcctttgactgtgtggctcacaacaaacagtggaaaattattctacagatgggaataccagaccaacctacctgcctcctgagaaatgtgtatggaggccaataagcaacagttagaattggacatggaacaatgggctcgttccaaattgggaaaggagtatgtcaaggctgtatcatgtcaccttgcttatttaacttattttactGTCTTCCATATGAATTATCCTGAGGGCAGAAAAAAACCTCTGGCCACCTGCTCTTCCCACCTCAGTGTGGTGAGCCTTAcatgatgcagagtacatcatgagaaatgctggactggaagaagcacaagctggaatcaagactgcagggagaaatagcaataacctcagatatgcacatgacaccacccttatggcagaaagcaaagatgaactgaagaacctcttgatgaaagtgaaaaaggatagtgaaaaagctggcttaaaactcaacattcaaaaaacaaagatcatggcatctggtcccttcacttcatggcaaatagatggggaggcaatggaaacagtgacagactttattttggggggttccaaaatcactgcagatggtgactgcagtcatgaaattaaaagatatttgctccttggaagaaaagctacgaaaaacctagacagcatattaaaaagcagagacattactgacaaaggtccatacaatcaaagctatggtttttccaggagtcatgtatggatgttagagttggaccataaagaaagctgagtgcccaagaattgatgtttttgaactgtggtgttagagaagactcttgagagtcccttggactgcaagatcaaaccagtcaatcttaaatgaaatcagtcctgaatattcactggaaggactgatgctgaagctgaagcttcactactttggccacctgatgcgaagaactgacttagaaagaccctgattctgtggaagattgaaggcaggaggagaaggggatgacagaggatgagatggttggatggcttcactgactcagtggacatgagtttgaacaagcttcaggagttggtgatggacagggaagcctggcgtgctgcagtccatggaatcgcaaagaattggatatgactgagggactgaactgaataataaaattgAGAACTCATGAAATCATCTGAAAAGTGCAAATCTGAATATACCAATATGGTGCAAATTAGAGTGTATCGATGGTAAGTGTAGGACATGTGATTGAAAAGCTACATTGTGCGTGCATGgctagtttctcagtcatgtctaactttttgcaaccccatgaactgtagcttgccaggctcctctgtccactgtgtTTTTCaagcaaggatactagagtgggtagtcattgctttctccaggggatctttccaacccaggggttaaacctgagtctcctgcattgcagacagattctttaccatctgagccaccaaagcagCTAGAAAAGGTACATTAGGACCATGTTATTTATCAGGTTATCTTGAATTTTGTAAAGCTTATTGAATATATATGCCTACATCAGCTTCCTTACGAATTTGATTTGTGAGCTCTGGGAAAATTGGATATGTGTGTTATGATCAGTCAAGTAGCATAACACTGTTAAATAGGAATTCCCCTGTTGCCATTGTAGTATGGTTCACATTACttgaaatctgaaagaaaaagtgTCGTTTCTTTAATATTGTTGAAAACTGAAAGCCAGAGTTAAATTTTTCCTAATAGCATCAGCATTAAATCGGGAACAATAGAGAATaggagttctttaaaaaaaaaaaaaaaaagtggcatcATCTTTTCACTATAAACATCAGCTTTCTCCATAGAATGTTCCTCAGAGCCTCCAATACCTCCTTGTTCCTCAGGCTATAGATAAGGGGGTTGAGCATGGGGGTGATGATAACATCAAACACAAAGAGACACTGGTCCACATCTGCGgggagagaggaacctggggtCGTGTAGATGATCATAGCTGGACCAAAGTACAGGCTCACTACACTGAGGTGGGAAGAGCAGGTGGCCAGAGCTTTGTTTCTTCCCTCAGGGGCATTCATATGGAGGACAGTGAGAAAGATGAGGATGTAGGAGGTCAAGATGAGTCCAAAAGGTATGAGGAGGAAAACAATGCCAGTTGCCAACACCGCCTTCTCATAGGTTGAGGTATCCTCACAAGAGAGCTTCAGAAGGGCCATAACCTCACAGAAGAAATGGTGAACCTCCCTGGAGTCACAAGTAGAGAAATTCATGGCATAAACTGTGTGCATAAGGGAGATGAGCATACCCCCAACCCATGAACCAATGGCCATTTGCAAACAGACTCTAGAGGTCATGATGACTGGGTATCTGAGGGGGTAACAGATGGCCAGATAGCGGTCAAAGGCCATGAGTGTCAGGAGAACACACTCAGCCACTCCTAGCATCAAGTAAAGAAAGAGTTGGGCTCCACAGCCAATGTGAGAGATGAAACTCTGTCCAGAGAAGAAATCAGTGACCATCTTCGGGACAGTGGTGGAGATTAGGGTGAGGTCCATGAGAGAGAGCTGGCTGAGTAGGAAATACATAGGGGTGTGAAGGTGGGCATCACGCCACACCAATAGGGCCAAGACTGAGTTTCCAGTGATGGCAACCCCAAGAACGAAGAGAATTATGGTGACGAGAAGGCCAGGATGCCTGGAGTCTGAGAAGAGGCCCAGGAGAATGAAGTCAGTAATGGAGGATTCATTTCCTGGCTTCATGTCttagttgactggtttgatctggaGGATCAagggagaaaaacacagaaagtgaGACTGCTCTTCCTTTGTAAATATACCACTGACTTTTATCTTTTCCcgaaaatcaaatatttatgaagtgaaTTCaaatatatagtagtatatttaAATGTGGGCCAGATTAATGATTTGGCATCCActgatatttaaaaacattatttagcAATCCATCTGACAGGATAGTCAatgcaaatgaagaaaatatattttggtcATATTGTTTAGCATTGTTTGGCACATTGTTGCTATAATTGTGTTAAGGATTAGAAGTGTGATCTTCATTCAGTATGAAAATTTCATACATCTTGGTGGTGTGATATACACCCAGACTTCTTCCAAAGTGGATTTTAATGCACAGCCACCACTGGGATCTGGAATGTCGGcatatttattgcttgtagattctCCAACTAAGTCTAGATTTATCCTTAGGGAACTCAGAGATCACAAGCAGGTGGCCTGGTTATGGGTGAGAAATTTTACTGCCTAGTTCTGTAGAAAGATGTCAAGAAGAGACGGTGGGATAAGTAAGGATAAGGGAGAAATCTGGGAAGTGGAGAGACATGATGGCAAGACAGAATGACAAGTAACAACTGGTGATGGAAGAAGTATCCTTTTTCAATCCATCTTCTCATGAGCATTATTCGCACCATATGTCTGCCTGACCATTCTATTGAAAGCATATCACTGGCTTGCTTTATTCCCTAACCCTTATTTTGCATTCCTTCACCATCTGAAATCTTACTATTATTTGcatgtttatttatctattgtTTGTTCCCCCCATGAAAATGCAGGTTCTCTGAGAGCAAAGTATTAAGTATTGTTTCCTCAGTGCCAGTAAAGAACACAGCAGGTACCAGGCACTCAGTCAGAATTTATGGGACACAGAAAAGGATGAAAAGCTTCTATACATAGAGAGAGAgttgaaaaaacaaagataaagacCAGAATTCCTAGCAGAGTAGCATTATATAAATGGCTTAATCACATGCTCCTGGTGCTGACATTGATGTTCTACTCCCAAGAAACTCTTTATCTGCTGGCATTTTCCATGATTTTCCAAATCCAAGTTGGCCTCATTCTTCAGCTCCTCCAACTTCTATGCACAACTAAGGTCCCAGAGCTGCTCAGCAGGGAGTGGAGTGGAGCTGGACTTTCGACTAAGGGGAGGTGGCCTGTGCAAAATCAAAATGAACAGCATGAATTTTCCAGCTCTGGATATGGCTATCTCATACATATATCTAAGTTTAAAGAATTGAAAAAGTGATTTTCCAACATGATAGCATTGTGTTAAAGTAAGCAAATGAACTGAGTTCATCTCACAAACGAGTGACTAGGGAGAAGGTTCTATgcagccctgccctggccttTATGATTGTATGTTGAATTTACAAATTCaagcatgaatttgagcatacATTGGTGAATGTGTAAATCTGAAGCCAGTATTTTAAATAGTTATGACTATATTGAATAATATGATTCTTTTTTTGAAACTAGGTTTGGTTAGAACTTCTTTCCAAAGCCTAGAAAACAACAAAGATGTTAAGATGTGTTTGATTCTTTTTGGGACTCTGTggattttagcccaccaggctcctctgtccatggaatttcccaggcaagaatactggagtgggttgccatttccttctctggaggatctttcttttatttttttaaatataaatttatttattttaattggaggctaagtactttacaatattgtgttggttttgccatacattgacttgaatctgccatgggtgtatatgtgttccccatcctgaaccacccccgctccaacctccctccccatcccatccctctgggtcatcccagggcacaaGCCTCAAGCACCccatatcatgcatcgaacctggactggtgatctgtttcacatatgataatatacatgtttcaatgccattctcccaaatcatcccacccttgccctctcccacagagtccaaaagactgttctatacatctgtgtctcttttgctctctcgcatacagggttatcattaccatctttctaaattccatatatatgtggaggatctttctgacccagggttcaaatccacagctcctgaattggcaggtggattctttaccactgagtcacgaAGGAAGCCTGAATAATAAGATGCTCTTTTTGAAACTTGACTTAGTTAGAACTTCTTTCCAAAGCCTAGAAAACAACaaagatgacttaaaaaaaaaaaaaaactttttattttatattggaatatagacAATTAACAATGTTTATTTTCAGGTGGGCAAAAAAGAGACTCTAAACCACATTTCTGAGAACAAAGGATTGCACCTATGTTTATAACACAGAGTTTAACTATTTTTCTTAAACTCACCAGTTACTAACTAACTAGTAGTTGATCAGTTTAATAGCATTATAAACTGTGTATATGTAAATACAAATGACCCATGAACTTATCACATAtaatgcctctgctgctgctgctaagtcgcttcagtcgtgtccaactctgtgcgaccccatagacggcaatccaccaggctcccccctccctgggattctccaggcaagaatactggagtgggttgccatttccttctccaatgcatgaaagtgaaagtgaagtcactcagtcgtgtctgactcttagcgaccccatggactgcagcctaccaggctcctccgtacatgggattttccaggcaagagtt
The nucleotide sequence above comes from Bos indicus isolate NIAB-ARS_2022 breed Sahiwal x Tharparkar chromosome 7, NIAB-ARS_B.indTharparkar_mat_pri_1.0, whole genome shotgun sequence. Encoded proteins:
- the LOC139183993 gene encoding olfactory receptor 2T29-like, giving the protein MKPGNESSITDFILLGLFSDSRHPGLLVTIILFVLGVAITGNSVLALLVWRDAHLHTPMYFLLSQLSLMDLTLISTTVPKMVTDFFSGQSFISHIGCGAQLFLYLMLGVAECVLLTLMAFDRYLAICYPLRYPVIMTSRVCLQMAIGSWVGGMLISLMHTVYAMNFSTCDSREVHHFFCEVMALLKLSCEDTSTYEKAVLATGIVFLLIPFGLILTSYILIFLTVLHMNAPEGRNKALATCSSHLSVVSLYFGPAMIIYTTPGSSLPADVDQCLFVFDVIITPMLNPLIYSLRNKEVLEALRNILWRKLMFIVKR